In the genome of Eriocheir sinensis breed Jianghai 21 chromosome 44, ASM2467909v1, whole genome shotgun sequence, one region contains:
- the LOC126980541 gene encoding keratin-associated protein 19-2-like codes for MQGVTFILSVGLLLGLTTADPAADPAPAPAPAPKPHPKPAAKPALAYGYNIGYDSDESLESNEYYGNLYGRRGIGSKFGTHKTIGTSGFSNYFGGLGGVPYGTVGGVVPTQFGTVGYVQQPGIYGGLGTGYGTATGYGTATGYGTGYGSAYGSPYGTTGYKNFGRDYSEERNIGFGGQRFGSYKHGFGGRTPFYYGRHR; via the coding sequence ATGCAGGGCGTGACTTTCATCCTCTCTGTGGGTCTGCTGCTGGGTCTGACTACTGCTGACCCTGCTGCCGACCCCgcccctgctcctgctcctgccccTAAACCGCACCCAAAACCGGCAGCCAAACCCGCGCTGGCATACGGGTACAATATTGGCTACGATAGCGACGAGAGCCTGGAGAGCAACGAGTACTACGGTAACCTCTACGGAAGACGCGGTATCGGTTCCAAATTCGGTACCCATAAGACTATCGGTACCAGTGGCTTCAGTAACTACTTCGGGGGCCTGGGCGGCGTTCCCTATGGTACCGTTGGAGGCGTGGTACCGACACAGTTTGGTACCGTTGGCTACGTGCAACAGCCTGGTATATATGGGGGCCTTGGCACTGGTTATGGTACCGCTACTGGGTATGGTACCGCTACTGGGTATGGTACCGGATACGGGAGTGCCTATGGAAGCCCCTATGGCACCACTGGGTACAAGAACTTCGGCCGTGACTACAGCGAGGAACGGAACATAGGATTTGGGGGTCAGAGATTTGGATCCTACAAGCATGGGTTCGGTGGTAGGACTCCTTTCTACTACGGCAGGCATCGCTAA
- the LOC126980542 gene encoding uncharacterized protein LOC126980542 gives MQTTLIVAMCLAVTVAMALPYPDPAALPYPVADPVANPLPLPSPDALADPHRRRGGYRRRQSFGRYSNFGHGGFGHGGLGHGGFGHGNFGHGGRGHYHYHHH, from the exons ATGCAAACG ACCCTGATCGTGGCAATGTGTCTGGCGGTCACCGTGGCCATGGCGCTCCCATACCCAGACCCTGCCGCCCTCCCATACCCAGTAGCCGACCCTGTGGCGAACCCATTGCCCCTCCCATCTCCCGACGCCCTGGCTGACCCCCATCGCCGCAGGGGGGGATACAGAAGAAGGCAGTCCTTTGGGAGATACAGCAACTTTGGACATGGTGGTTTTGGACATGGTGGCCTTGGACATGGTGGCTTTGGACATGGGAACTTTGGACATGGAGGCCGCGGacactaccattaccatcaccactaa